ACTGGGATAGTTATTTTACCGCGCTGGGCCTGCTTGACGCCGGTCACACTGAACAAGTGTCAAATATGCTTGATAATTTTGTGAGTCTGATTGCGCGTATTGGCCACGTTCCAAACGGCAACCGCAGTTACTACACCAGCCGTTCTCAGCCCCCGGTAACTGCACTGATGGTATCTTTGTTATGGCAGACGCATCATCAGGATCAGGCATGGTTGAGTAAAGTGACTGATGCTCTGCAAAAAGAACATGCGTTCTGGATGGCGGATAGCGAAAAACTAAATGATGAGCTGACTGAAAGCCGGCGTGTTGTACGTATGCCCTGTGGTGGCGTAATGAACCGTTTCTGGGATGACAGCGCAGAACCGCGCCCTGAGTCTTATAAAGAAGACATTGAGGCTGCCAGCATGCTGGAGCCAGAACATCGTGGAGTCTTTTATCGAAATATTCGTGCGGCCTGTGAGTCAGGCTGGGATTTCAGTAGTCGCTGGCTGGATGATCCTGCGCAGTTGTGCAGCATTAATACGGTACAGCGTATCCCTGTCGATTTAAACGCTCTATTGCAGCAGCTGGAATGGCAGCTTAGCGAATGCTATGCAGCGCTTGGAGATAGTCAGCAAAGTGCGCATTACCTGAATCTTGTTCAGCAGCGAAAACGCCTGATCCAGGCCTATCTGTGGGATAAAGAACAAGGTTGGTTTATGGATTACCACATTGCTTTGCAAACGCGCAGTCAGGTGATGTCATTGGCCGGTGTCGTGCCTATGTTTCTTAGCCTGGCAAGTCAGCACCAGGCTGAAGCTATGGTACAACGTCTGGAGCAAGACTTTTTGCGCGCAGGTGGATTAGTGACTACGTTGACTGACACCGCACAACA
This window of the Pseudoalteromonas rubra genome carries:
- a CDS encoding trehalase family glycosidase: MQFEQSNLFKAVQTQGIFSDSKQFADAIPKISWQQACALYDQESPQDLAAFVARHFEFAPQPELAALNATSVKDYISQLWLRLERAPQTGNASSLLDLPASYTVPGGRFNEIYYWDSYFTALGLLDAGHTEQVSNMLDNFVSLIARIGHVPNGNRSYYTSRSQPPVTALMVSLLWQTHHQDQAWLSKVTDALQKEHAFWMADSEKLNDELTESRRVVRMPCGGVMNRFWDDSAEPRPESYKEDIEAASMLEPEHRGVFYRNIRAACESGWDFSSRWLDDPAQLCSINTVQRIPVDLNALLQQLEWQLSECYAALGDSQQSAHYLNLVQQRKRLIQAYLWDKEQGWFMDYHIALQTRSQVMSLAGVVPMFLSLASQHQAEAMVQRLEQDFLRAGGLVTTLTDTAQQWDSPNGWAPLQWFAVKGMLNYGYCKLATSVARRWLVMLERDFEQRGCLLEKYNVVEPGVRAGGGEYTVQQGFGWTNGVTSRLYQLSEEQKPHRIASLVY